In Verrucomicrobiota bacterium, one genomic interval encodes:
- the pssA gene encoding CDP-diacylglycerol--serine O-phosphatidyltransferase — protein MARSDPKIYVLPNLMTAGNLFCGFAAVLSILEGALQQETGNPSAGFYYRAILFILGACVFDLLDGRVARLGGFESPFGREFDSLADLISFGVAPALLVFQIVLAEFDRAGWVVAFIYLVCGALRLARFNCVAATEDKEASKDFSGFPIPAAAGLTASLTLMMLWFQEGDVEIGMWRFALPVLMLFLSFMMFSRVTYPSFKSIHWRMEHSVTRFIAVIVLIAFTLLNWQWMPAVLFTAYLVYGLVAGRNAKSGAKPIEKNDLESVESADGGAN, from the coding sequence ATGGCGCGGAGTGATCCAAAAATCTACGTCCTTCCCAACCTAATGACGGCAGGGAATCTTTTTTGCGGATTTGCGGCGGTTTTGAGTATTTTGGAGGGAGCTCTACAGCAGGAAACGGGGAATCCGTCTGCTGGTTTCTACTACCGCGCTATCCTCTTTATCCTTGGAGCGTGTGTTTTCGATTTGTTGGACGGCAGGGTAGCTCGCTTGGGTGGATTCGAAAGTCCGTTTGGTCGGGAGTTCGACTCTCTGGCTGACCTGATTTCTTTTGGAGTGGCACCGGCTCTCCTCGTCTTCCAAATCGTTCTCGCGGAATTTGACCGGGCTGGTTGGGTAGTCGCGTTTATCTACCTGGTCTGTGGAGCGCTCCGGCTAGCGCGGTTCAATTGCGTCGCTGCCACAGAAGACAAGGAAGCGAGTAAGGACTTTTCTGGATTTCCGATCCCGGCTGCAGCGGGTCTGACTGCGTCGTTGACCTTGATGATGCTATGGTTTCAGGAGGGGGATGTAGAGATCGGCATGTGGAGATTCGCTCTACCCGTTCTGATGCTCTTCCTTTCGTTTATGATGTTTAGCCGGGTAACCTATCCCAGCTTTAAATCGATCCATTGGCGGATGGAGCATTCGGTGACCCGGTTTATTGCGGTAATCGTCTTGATCGCGTTTACCCTTCTCAACTGGCAGTGGATGCCGGCAGTTCTTTTTACGGCTTACCTAGTCTACGGACTGGTTGCCGGTAGGAATGCAAAGAGTGGCGCCAAGCCGATCGAAAAAAATGACCTGGAAAGTGTAGAAAGTGCAGATGGGGGAGCTAACTGA
- the cutA gene encoding divalent-cation tolerance protein CutA: MGELTECIVGWTTVSTEQVASQLAKSLVEEGLATCVQIDSGVRSYYKWEGKLASEEEVRLWVKTTEKNAFKINDTFEGNHPYDTPQWIWMRSDGGNPLYHEWVRNSVSQ, translated from the coding sequence ATGGGGGAGCTAACTGAGTGTATTGTCGGATGGACCACCGTCTCGACGGAACAGGTGGCCAGTCAATTGGCGAAGAGCCTGGTTGAAGAGGGCTTAGCGACCTGTGTGCAGATCGACTCTGGAGTTCGCTCTTACTATAAATGGGAAGGGAAGTTGGCTTCGGAAGAGGAGGTCCGTTTGTGGGTGAAAACAACCGAGAAAAACGCCTTCAAAATTAATGATACGTTCGAGGGGAATCACCCCTATGACACTCCGCAGTGGATCTGGATGAGATCTGACGGTGGAAATCCGCTCTACCATGAGTGGGTGAGAAACTCGGTGTCTCAGTAG
- a CDS encoding phosphatidylserine decarboxylase: MDQIKGSEAHLSWFAMATNGSEDVAVRWQTLYEARWIFGVLGILTIVSAVWFPWVLILLIPLLLFTVSFFRDPERVIPQSPHAIVSSADGVVADIVEDPNGPYPDLPIRVGVFLSVFNVHVNRSPIAGEVVSTEEKNGKYLDARHPDASRLNAFRSWVIRGEKQTVAVRQITGAIARRIVAWSKPGDQLEKGDHFGMIRFGSRTEVFLPVGAKVLVQKGERVFGGKTIIAECGEGDFENGAE; encoded by the coding sequence ATGGATCAGATAAAGGGCTCTGAAGCGCACTTGTCTTGGTTTGCAATGGCAACAAATGGATCTGAGGATGTCGCTGTGAGGTGGCAGACTTTATATGAGGCGCGTTGGATCTTTGGGGTCTTGGGTATCCTTACAATTGTGTCGGCAGTTTGGTTTCCATGGGTGCTGATTCTCTTGATTCCGCTTCTACTTTTTACGGTTTCTTTCTTTCGGGATCCAGAACGCGTCATTCCACAAAGTCCTCATGCAATTGTTTCTTCTGCCGATGGAGTCGTCGCCGATATCGTTGAAGATCCGAACGGACCTTACCCGGACCTTCCGATTCGAGTGGGCGTTTTTCTCTCGGTCTTCAACGTTCATGTAAACCGTTCGCCGATAGCGGGCGAAGTGGTCTCTACGGAGGAGAAAAATGGCAAGTACCTCGACGCGCGTCATCCAGACGCCTCCCGGTTGAACGCCTTCCGGTCCTGGGTGATCCGTGGTGAGAAGCAGACTGTCGCAGTCAGGCAGATTACAGGTGCAATTGCTCGAAGAATCGTTGCCTGGTCGAAACCGGGCGATCAGTTGGAGAAGGGAGACCACTTTGGCATGATCCGTTTCGGATCGCGGACAGAGGTCTTTCTGCCGGTGGGTGCCAAGGTGCTGGTCCAAAAAGGCGAACGGGTCTTCGGTGGCAAAACGATCATAGCTGAGTGCGGGGAGGGGGATTTTGAAAATGGCGCGGAGTGA
- a CDS encoding GntR family transcriptional regulator — protein MIPFPVEIDSSQPVYEQIGKAARRAMASGLLRAGDPFPSVRAISKDLRVNPNTIHKVVSKLIEDGLLEVVPGRGTFVSRDLPEKQEIRDSLLERHGSALAEEAKRLGMSKKDFARYCESIWRNLP, from the coding sequence ATGATTCCGTTCCCAGTCGAGATTGATTCTAGCCAACCTGTTTACGAACAGATAGGGAAAGCTGCACGCCGGGCGATGGCATCAGGTCTTTTGCGAGCGGGGGATCCCTTTCCTTCGGTGCGGGCGATCAGCAAGGATCTAAGGGTCAATCCAAACACGATCCATAAGGTGGTCTCTAAACTGATTGAGGATGGACTCTTAGAAGTGGTGCCAGGTCGAGGGACCTTTGTCAGCCGCGATCTTCCTGAGAAACAGGAGATTCGGGACAGCCTATTGGAGAGGCATGGAAGTGCCCTAGCTGAGGAAGCTAAACGTCTGGGAATGAGTAAAAAGGACTTCGCTCGCTACTGTGAATCTATCTGGAGAAACCTACCATGA
- a CDS encoding alpha-ketoacid dehydrogenase subunit beta — translation MREITYREAIKEALIEELERDDQVVIMGEEVAHYNGAYKVTEGLLDRFGDKRIVDTPISEAGFIGLGIGASMLGMRPVMELMFWSFSYVAFDQIVNNAAMVRYMSGGLINVPIVIRGPANGGTNVGATHSHTPENFIAYTPGLKVVCPSNAYDAKGLMKMAIRDNDPVYVMENTLLYGQTWEVPEEEYIIPLGKADVKREGSDLSIVAHGRSTITALEAATKLAEDGIEAEVVDLRSIRPLDIDTVLESVGKTNRVLLVDENKPFCGVSSQISHMIQLEAFDYLDAPIRRVTSIDSPAIYSDPLEKEQLPNPARVDKAARALLEEVSV, via the coding sequence ATGCGGGAAATTACCTATCGCGAGGCCATTAAGGAGGCCCTCATTGAAGAATTGGAACGCGACGACCAGGTGGTCATCATGGGTGAAGAAGTTGCCCACTACAACGGAGCCTACAAGGTCACGGAGGGCTTGCTTGATCGATTTGGCGATAAGCGAATCGTCGATACGCCAATCAGCGAAGCCGGATTCATAGGACTCGGGATCGGAGCTTCGATGCTCGGCATGCGGCCGGTCATGGAACTCATGTTCTGGAGTTTTTCCTACGTTGCCTTCGATCAGATCGTCAACAATGCAGCTATGGTTCGCTACATGTCCGGAGGACTGATCAACGTTCCGATCGTTATCCGTGGTCCAGCAAATGGAGGCACGAATGTCGGCGCAACCCACTCCCATACACCAGAGAACTTCATCGCTTACACTCCGGGTCTTAAGGTCGTATGCCCTTCCAACGCCTACGATGCGAAAGGTTTGATGAAGATGGCTATCCGAGACAACGATCCTGTCTACGTCATGGAGAATACGCTTCTCTACGGCCAAACGTGGGAGGTCCCTGAGGAGGAATACATCATTCCACTTGGGAAAGCCGATGTTAAGCGCGAAGGTTCCGACCTGAGCATCGTTGCCCACGGGAGATCCACTATCACCGCCTTGGAAGCGGCCACAAAGCTGGCCGAAGATGGTATCGAAGCCGAGGTAGTGGATCTGCGCTCGATTCGACCATTGGACATTGATACCGTCTTGGAATCTGTCGGGAAGACCAACCGCGTTTTGCTGGTAGACGAAAACAAACCGTTCTGCGGAGTCAGTTCTCAGATTTCCCATATGATCCAACTGGAAGCATTTGACTATCTCGACGCGCCGATCCGCCGCGTAACTTCCATTGACTCGCCAGCGATTTACTCGGATCCGCTGGAGAAGGAGCAACTGCCGAATCCAGCCCGAGTGGACAAGGCAGCCCGCGCTCTTCTCGAGGAAGTATCTGTCTAA
- a CDS encoding polyprenyl synthetase family protein: MPFGKEYIEESLAKYQAFAIQQNATLEARLKARPETVHLGQHIADELAHPGKLLRPALTLASFGVFSNGNPPNRECLAAAHALEVFHTFVLVHDDVIDGSTRRRGRPTIQKRIEESLGIPSENAGHLAIVLGDILFGYAIDLLSSPGVEMSLVGPLQQHLAAVTEETGLGEALELTFLHRDLPSVEEEEIREVYYLKTTRYTIEAPLWLGGLAAGVSAENLAPLKEFARPIGLGFQLENDLHEASLPRSRFGRLAYDFQTGVKTLFLRRLYEDLEISKRSELLETLSQCQGNPQALDHLYDLIHSTKTLDQMRSEVDQCFDQARKWIPQSPYLEREKQGFALLAEFISSKRKHSEAAA; this comes from the coding sequence ATGCCCTTCGGTAAGGAATATATCGAGGAATCACTTGCGAAGTATCAGGCCTTCGCCATCCAGCAAAACGCCACCCTCGAGGCTAGACTCAAAGCCCGGCCCGAGACGGTTCACCTCGGGCAACACATCGCTGACGAACTAGCTCACCCGGGAAAGCTTCTCCGTCCCGCTCTCACCCTGGCATCCTTTGGTGTATTTTCGAACGGGAATCCCCCTAATCGGGAGTGTCTTGCGGCCGCACATGCGCTCGAGGTGTTTCACACCTTCGTTTTGGTTCATGATGATGTGATCGACGGATCCACCCGAAGACGTGGACGTCCTACAATACAAAAACGAATTGAAGAGTCTCTCGGAATTCCCTCGGAGAACGCAGGGCACCTTGCCATAGTCTTAGGCGATATCCTCTTTGGCTACGCTATCGATCTTCTGAGCAGTCCCGGTGTCGAAATGAGCCTTGTTGGCCCTCTGCAGCAGCACCTTGCTGCGGTCACCGAGGAAACTGGATTGGGAGAGGCTTTGGAGCTGACTTTTCTGCATCGAGACCTCCCCTCGGTGGAAGAAGAAGAAATCCGCGAAGTCTATTACCTAAAGACCACCCGATATACGATCGAGGCACCTCTATGGTTAGGCGGTTTAGCCGCTGGAGTGTCCGCGGAAAATCTGGCTCCCCTCAAGGAGTTTGCACGCCCTATCGGACTTGGATTTCAACTGGAAAACGATCTTCATGAAGCGTCTCTCCCCCGCTCCCGTTTTGGTCGGTTGGCCTACGACTTCCAAACTGGGGTCAAAACCCTTTTTCTCCGAAGACTGTATGAGGATCTGGAAATCAGTAAACGCTCTGAGCTGCTGGAGACCCTCTCCCAATGCCAAGGCAATCCTCAAGCATTGGATCACCTCTACGATTTAATCCATTCGACGAAAACCCTCGATCAAATGAGGTCGGAAGTGGACCAGTGCTTTGACCAAGCTCGGAAATGGATCCCGCAATCCCCCTACTTGGAGCGAGAGAAACAAGGCTTCGCTCTTCTTGCTGAGTTTATTTCCAGCAAGCGGAAACACTCGGAAGCGGCTGCATAG
- the pdhA gene encoding pyruvate dehydrogenase (acetyl-transferring) E1 component subunit alpha yields the protein MATKKTARASAGPVAKAAKAKINSSLSDDAKIGLLEEMIRIRRFEERSLRAYQQGKIGGFLHLYIGQESVAVGSLSVLGENDHFITAYRDHGHALACGMTMNECMAELYGKVTGCSRGKGGSMHFFAPDKNYWGGHGIVAGQTPLGLGLAYALKYNNIEGVALCYLGDGAVNQGVFHESLNLAALWDIPVIYIIENNGYSMGTSEARSSKFTGSLAKRAEGYDMAWESVVANHIYVVREATDRHVRYAKETSKPVLLELKTYRYRGHSVADANSEKYRTKEEIQNYQDTMDPINVFRKTLIDEGVIDEDRVKQIEKSAKDEANAAAKFADESDFPSVDSITEDVYWETDNPDQRQSGGRMFFHS from the coding sequence ATGGCTACAAAAAAGACAGCACGTGCGTCGGCGGGCCCCGTTGCGAAAGCAGCGAAGGCGAAGATCAATTCATCCCTCTCCGACGACGCAAAAATAGGACTCCTTGAGGAGATGATTCGAATCCGCCGATTCGAGGAACGCTCCTTACGCGCCTACCAGCAGGGGAAAATTGGCGGGTTTCTGCACCTCTACATTGGGCAGGAATCAGTGGCCGTGGGTAGTCTTTCCGTCCTCGGAGAAAACGATCACTTTATTACCGCCTATCGCGACCACGGTCACGCGCTCGCCTGCGGTATGACGATGAATGAGTGCATGGCCGAGCTCTACGGGAAAGTCACGGGATGCTCCCGAGGAAAAGGTGGATCCATGCACTTCTTCGCACCCGACAAAAACTACTGGGGCGGACACGGTATCGTAGCCGGGCAGACCCCTCTTGGCCTCGGGCTCGCCTACGCGCTGAAATACAACAACATAGAAGGCGTTGCGCTTTGTTATCTGGGCGACGGCGCCGTCAATCAGGGAGTCTTTCACGAGTCGCTCAATCTCGCTGCCCTCTGGGATATTCCCGTGATCTACATCATTGAAAACAATGGTTACTCGATGGGAACGAGCGAGGCGCGTTCAAGTAAATTTACTGGTAGCCTAGCGAAGAGAGCAGAAGGCTACGACATGGCATGGGAAAGCGTAGTCGCAAATCACATTTACGTAGTGAGGGAAGCGACTGACCGGCACGTGCGCTATGCAAAGGAGACTTCCAAACCCGTCCTTCTCGAGCTCAAAACTTACCGGTATCGCGGGCACTCGGTTGCCGATGCGAATTCGGAGAAGTACCGAACCAAGGAGGAGATTCAGAACTATCAAGATACCATGGATCCCATCAACGTCTTCCGGAAGACCCTGATCGATGAGGGCGTGATCGATGAAGACCGCGTGAAGCAGATTGAGAAAAGTGCCAAGGACGAAGCAAATGCTGCGGCCAAATTCGCTGATGAAAGCGACTTCCCGTCAGTCGATTCAATTACTGAAGACGTCTATTGGGAAACCGACAACCCTGACCAGCGGCAAAGCGGCGGCCGCATGTTCTTTCACAGCTAA
- a CDS encoding pyruvate dehydrogenase complex dihydrolipoamide acetyltransferase: protein MAEIIEMPKLSDTMTVGTLVKWLKKEGETVENGDKLAEVETDKATMELENFDDGVLLKHYVSEGDQVEIGSPVCAIGDEGEEAPAVDGVSSAGAPEKNQNAPEPGEKPQVEEPVTEDSVTEESESGERILASPLARKIAKEKGIDLQTIKGSGPRGRIVKADVLGAIESGTTTAAAAGTVKEIQPSATTSSSPVSAGLFPEGAETKVSNMRATIARRLLESKTTVPHFYLEIEVDAAPLIALRKSVNDGLADLPPESGGAKFSVNDLTLKASAEALRRVPEVNASWAETKIVRHGAVHLAFAVAIDDGLVTPVIRDAHAKSLRQISAEAKEYAVKAKNKKLTPDEMSGSTFTVTNLGMFGVTSFFGIINPPNAAILSVGATVAKPVVNQAGEIVVGHRMNIGISADHRVVDGAIGARYLAALKEIIEAPALMLV from the coding sequence ATGGCTGAAATTATCGAAATGCCCAAACTCAGTGATACCATGACCGTTGGTACGCTGGTCAAATGGTTGAAGAAAGAAGGCGAAACTGTAGAAAACGGCGACAAATTGGCGGAGGTCGAGACCGACAAAGCTACGATGGAGCTGGAGAATTTCGACGATGGCGTTCTCCTCAAACACTACGTTTCCGAAGGGGATCAGGTAGAAATCGGTAGCCCAGTCTGCGCAATTGGTGACGAGGGAGAGGAAGCTCCAGCCGTAGATGGTGTGAGCAGCGCAGGGGCTCCTGAGAAAAATCAGAATGCACCTGAACCTGGAGAAAAGCCGCAGGTTGAAGAGCCGGTCACTGAGGATTCAGTCACCGAAGAGTCTGAATCCGGAGAACGCATCCTTGCTTCTCCACTTGCAAGGAAAATTGCCAAGGAGAAAGGGATTGATCTTCAGACCATCAAGGGGAGTGGTCCTCGGGGCCGCATCGTCAAAGCAGATGTTCTTGGCGCCATCGAAAGCGGAACGACCACCGCCGCCGCCGCGGGCACAGTCAAGGAGATTCAGCCTAGTGCCACGACGTCTAGCTCTCCAGTGAGTGCGGGTCTGTTTCCGGAAGGTGCTGAAACCAAAGTTTCGAACATGCGGGCCACCATCGCAAGGCGGTTGCTCGAGTCAAAAACGACAGTGCCTCACTTCTATCTTGAGATTGAAGTCGATGCCGCCCCGCTGATTGCGCTTAGAAAAAGTGTCAACGACGGGCTAGCGGACCTGCCTCCGGAGTCGGGGGGCGCCAAATTTTCCGTCAACGACCTTACCCTCAAAGCCTCTGCAGAGGCACTCCGTCGAGTTCCTGAAGTCAATGCCTCCTGGGCCGAGACGAAGATTGTCCGACATGGAGCGGTGCACCTTGCCTTTGCGGTCGCGATCGACGATGGGCTGGTCACCCCGGTGATTCGGGATGCCCACGCCAAAAGCCTCCGGCAGATTTCCGCGGAAGCCAAAGAGTACGCGGTAAAAGCGAAGAACAAAAAGCTTACCCCAGACGAAATGTCTGGGAGCACCTTTACCGTAACCAACCTCGGTATGTTCGGGGTGACCTCATTCTTCGGAATCATCAACCCGCCCAACGCGGCGATCCTTTCAGTAGGTGCAACCGTAGCGAAGCCTGTTGTGAACCAAGCGGGTGAGATCGTGGTCGGTCATCGGATGAATATCGGTATCAGCGCCGATCACCGAGTGGTTGATGGAGCGATAGGGGCACGCTACCTAGCGGCCCTTAAGGAGATTATCGAAGCACCCGCACTAATGCTGGTGTAG
- a CDS encoding ABC transporter ATP-binding protein, whose protein sequence is MNAEHALEFRDLCKEFRALSVLEDLSFQLPKGSLCALLGPNGCGKTTALRIVLGLIQPDSGVSKVLGKPSNRIHHSDFQRIGYVAEGQDYPKSITAERLFDWCRSVYENWDTDFVSRLVRDFEIPLHTRLERCSRGQRMKALLVSSIGFRPELLILDEPLGGLDPVHREEFGEALTDIGKVGEWSMMISSHDVDDIETLVDRVVMMGRKKQVVEEDLDSLLARFKRVEVLVDSEVYIDPYQIPVQWHQLRRAGRRISLVDSQFDEASCSKELERLFGKVQSMESKGLTLKEIYVALARKTKGKKS, encoded by the coding sequence ATGAATGCTGAACATGCCTTAGAATTTCGTGATCTCTGCAAGGAGTTTCGGGCTCTTTCTGTTCTCGAGGACCTGTCGTTTCAACTGCCAAAAGGGTCCCTCTGCGCGCTCCTTGGACCAAACGGTTGTGGAAAGACGACAGCGCTGAGGATCGTGCTTGGACTCATCCAGCCGGATTCTGGCGTTTCAAAGGTTTTGGGAAAGCCGTCCAATCGCATTCACCACTCCGACTTCCAGCGAATCGGTTATGTAGCAGAGGGGCAGGACTATCCGAAGTCGATTACCGCGGAACGTCTTTTTGACTGGTGCCGAAGTGTCTACGAAAACTGGGATACAGACTTCGTTTCCCGCTTGGTCAGAGATTTTGAAATTCCTCTCCATACCCGGCTCGAACGATGTTCGCGTGGGCAGAGGATGAAAGCACTTTTGGTGTCTTCAATCGGCTTCCGTCCTGAACTCTTGATTCTGGACGAACCTCTGGGAGGGCTGGACCCGGTTCACCGCGAGGAATTTGGGGAGGCTCTTACCGACATTGGTAAGGTCGGAGAGTGGAGCATGATGATTTCCTCCCATGACGTAGACGACATCGAAACTCTTGTGGATCGAGTGGTGATGATGGGTCGAAAAAAACAGGTCGTTGAAGAGGATCTGGATTCGTTGTTGGCGCGTTTCAAACGAGTCGAAGTGCTCGTTGATTCAGAGGTCTATATTGATCCCTATCAGATTCCGGTCCAATGGCACCAACTTCGAAGGGCAGGTCGTCGGATTTCATTGGTTGATTCTCAGTTTGATGAAGCGTCGTGTTCGAAGGAGTTGGAGCGGCTCTTCGGGAAGGTGCAGTCGATGGAGAGCAAAGGTCTGACCTTAAAGGAAATCTACGTGGCACTCGCCAGGAAAACGAAAGGAAAAAAGTCATGA